From one Lineus longissimus chromosome 3, tnLinLong1.2, whole genome shotgun sequence genomic stretch:
- the LOC135484575 gene encoding serine/threonine-protein kinase D3-like isoform X5, with the protein MTEDSSGPCMSFFMQIGLVREQVTIEGGELTMASLKDIACAFVDRKFPEHRFYGLEDKLLLFRHDGQDRNILKLIVSPAQVVEGVLIEVVLSGRTPNTSKGFEDPVPPGSCSFLSLPRERTYSADAEEEASASMEDLQIRPHILYVHSYKSPHFCDFCGEMLFGLVRQGLKCEGCGHNFHKRCAYKIPNNCTHAKRRSSGCSQYTISRSGSQEGNDSTAQVDRDRDLGTLVPPETRNNRSRSWSGRPIWMEKEFAGRIKVPHTFVVHNYKKPTRCQYCKKLLRGLFRQGVQCKDCKFNSHKRCADFVPKNCQGEVSVAHTGDYCFESETDSTIDTDMSEISEPPGELADDSVDDNDEDSDNKDQNKPPLSPTTSSNIPLMRIVQSVKHTKRGQSGSKITKEGWMVHFTDRDNTRRRHYWKLDSKAITLYQNMHTSRYYKEINLADVASVETARDPHSVDPVRNPFVFEIHTMTTHFYVGEDPSGGSGEPIVMSPESGAGLEQAKYWEQAIRQAMMPVTPTPSISVSNAQGENIGDESARAEETQDISQIYQIYPDEVLGSGQFGIVYGAGPISSDIGKHRRTNREVAIKVIDKLRFPTKQEAQLKNEVSILQNIHHPGVVNLERMFETPERIFVVMEKLKGDMLEMILSSPKGRLSERVTKFIISQILVALKHLHSKSIVHCDLKPENVLLSTETAFPQVKLCDFGFARIIGEKSFRRSVVGTPAYLAPEVLKNKGYNRSLDMWSVGVIIYVSLSGTFPFNEDEEISDQIQNAAFMYPPNPWKHVSQEAMHLLNCILVVETGLRFTVNKARLHPWFQDFQTWCDLRKLESAVGERYLTHESDDARWEEFRKENNLSTWELVGFKDTPCTSSLSATLSPYSHCWAIPD; encoded by the exons TTTCCCGAGCACCGCTTCTATGGATTAGAGGATAAACTCCTACTATTCCGACACGATGGCCAGGACAGGAACATCCTGAAGCTCATTGTCTCACCAGCTCAAGTCGTTGAGGGAGTTCTTATAGAAGTCGTTCTTTCTG GTCGTACCCCGAATACAAGTAAAGGGTTTGAAGACCCTGTGCCACCTGGTTCATGTTCCTTCCTGTCGTTACCAAGGGAACGGACATATTCGGCCGATGCCGAGGAAGAGG CAAGTGCCAGTATGGAGGACCTTCAGATCAGGCCACATATTCTCTATGTACATTCCTACAAGTCACCACACTTCTGCGATTTTTGCGGAGAAATGTTGTTTGGACTTGTCCGACAGGGATTAAAATGTGAAG GGTGTGGTCATAACTTTCATAAACGTTGTGCTTATAAAATCCCGAACAATTGTACACATGCAAAGCGGCGTAGCTCTGGTTGCAGCCAGTACACGATCTCGCGGTCTGGAAGTCAGGAAGGAAATGATAGTACCGCCCAGGTAGATAGAGATAGGGACCTAGGA ACACTTGTTCCTCCAGAAACTCGGAACAATCGCTCAAGATCATGGAGTGGTCGGCCAATCTGGATGGAGAAGGAATTTGCCGGTCGTATCAAAGTGCCTCACACATTTGTAGTCCACAACTACAAAAAGCCCACAAGATGTCAGTACTGTAAAAAGCTACTGCGAGGGTTGTTCCGTCAGGGTGTGCAATGCAAAG ATTGTAAATTTAACTCGCACAAACGATGTGCTGACTTTGTGCCTAAAAATTGCCAAGGAGAAGTGTCCGTAGCTCACACAGGCG ATTATTGCTTTGAATCTGAAACGGACAGTACCATTGATACGGACATGTCAGAGATCTCGGAACCGCCTGGAGAACTCGCAGATGATAGCGTCGATGACAACGATGAGGATTCTGACAATAAAGATCAAAACAAACCTCCACTAAG CCCAACGACGAGTTCTAACATTCCACTGATGCGTATTGTGCAGTCTGTGAAGCACACCAAGCGAGGTCAGAGTGGCTCAAAGATCACCAAGGAGGGATGGATGGTGCACTTTACAGACAGGGACAACACG CGGCGGCGCCACTACTGGAAATTGGATTCGAAAGCAATTACATTGTATCAAAATATGCATACGTCGCGATATTACAAG GAAATCAACCTTGCTGATGTGGCCTCAGTCGAAACAGCACGCGATCCACATTCAGTTGACCCGGTTAGAAATCCATTCGTTTTTGAAATTCATACGATGACAACTCATTTCTATGTGGGCGAGGACCCATCAGGGGGGAGTGGTGAACCTATTGTGATGTCACCTGAAAGTGGTGCTGGACTGGAGCAGGCTAAATACTGGGAGCAAGCAATACGCCAGGCCATGATGCCAGTCACTCCGACACCTAGTATCTCCGTCAGCAATGCTCAAGGGGAAAATATAGGAGATGAATCAGCTAGGGCGGAAGAAACTCAG GACATCAGTCAGATCTATCAAATATACCCTGACGAGGTGTTGGGTTCCGGACAATTTGGTATAGTGTACGGAG CTGGCCCGATATCATCGGACATTG GTAAACATCGACGAACAAACCGTGAGGTAGCAATCAAAGTCATAGATAAGTTAAGATTCCCGACAAAACAGGAGGCACAGCTCAAAAACGAAGTGTCTATACTACAGAATATTCATCATCCTGGCGTTGTGAATCTGGAGAGGATGTTTGAAACTCCAGAGAGG ATTTTTGTGGTAATGGAAAAATTAAAGGgtgacatgttagagatgataTTGTCAAGTCCAAAGGGTAGACTATCAGAACGAGTCACCAAATTTATCATCTCTCAG ATCCTTGTTGCCTTAAAACATTTACATTCCAAGAGTATAGTCCATTGTGACTTGAAGCCAGAAAACGTGCTACTCTCCACAGAAACTGCATTTCCACAGGTGAAGTTGTGTGACTTTGGCTTTGCTCGTATCATTGGTGAGAAGTCTTTCAGAAGATCTGTAGTAGGAACTCCAGCCTATCTTG CTCCAGAGGTGCTCAAGAATAAAGGCTACAATAGGTCGTTAGACATGTGGTCAGTAGGAGTCATTATTTATGTAAG TTTGAGTGGTACGTTCCCGTTCAACGAGGATGAAGAGATCAGTGATCAGATCCAGAATGCAGCGTTTATGTATCCACCGAATCCTTGGAAACACGTCTCTCAAGAAG cGATGCATTTGTTGAattgcattctggttgtggAAACAGGCCTAAGGTTCACCGTCAACAAAGCGCGTCTGCACCCATGGTTTCAG GACTTTCAAACATGGTGCGATCTACGAAAACTTGAATCTGCCGTCGGTGAGCGTTATCTGACACACGAATCTGATGATGCACGCTGGGAGGAATTCCGAAAGGAGAACAATTTGTCAACATGGGAATTAGTTGGCTTTAAAG ACACCCCCTGCACCTCAAGTCTTTCAGCCACTCTAAGCCCGTATTCACACTGCTGGGCGATACCAGATTAA
- the LOC135484575 gene encoding serine/threonine-protein kinase D3-like isoform X6, whose translation MTEDSSGPCMSFFMQIGLVREQVTIEGGELTMASLKDIACAFVDRKFPEHRFYGLEDKLLLFRHDGQDRNILKLIVSPAQVVEGVLIEVVLSGRTPNTSKGFEDPVPPGSCSFLSLPRERTYSADAEEEASASMEDLQIRPHILYVHSYKSPHFCDFCGEMLFGLVRQGLKCEGCGHNFHKRCAYKIPNNCTHAKRRSSGCSQYTISRSGSQEGNDSTAQVDRDRDLGTLVPPETRNNRSRSWSGRPIWMEKEFAGRIKVPHTFVVHNYKKPTRCQYCKKLLRGLFRQGVQCKDCKFNSHKRCADFVPKNCQGEVSVAHTGDYCFESETDSTIDTDMSEISEPPGELADDSVDDNDEDSDNKDQNKPPLSPTTSSNIPLMRIVQSVKHTKRGQSGSKITKEGWMVHFTDRDNTRRRHYWKLDSKAITLYQNMHTSRYYKEINLADVASVETARDPHSVDPVRNPFVFEIHTMTTHFYVGEDPSGGSGEPIVMSPESGAGLEQAKYWEQAIRQAMMPVTPTPSISVSNAQGENIGDESARAEETQDISQIYQIYPDEVLGSGQFGIVYGAGPISSDIGKHRRTNREVAIKVIDKLRFPTKQEAQLKNEVSILQNIHHPGVVNLERMFETPERIFVVMEKLKGDMLEMILSSPKGRLSERVTKFIISQILVALKHLHSKSIVHCDLKPENVLLSTETAFPQVKLCDFGFARIIGEKSFRRSVVGTPAYLAPEVLKNKGYNRSLDMWSVGVIIYVSLSGTFPFNEDEEISDQIQNAAFMYPPNPWKHVSQEAMHLLNCILVVETGLRFTVNKARLHPWFQDFQTWCDLRKLESAVGERYLTHESDDARWEEFRKENNLSTWELVGFKDV comes from the exons TTTCCCGAGCACCGCTTCTATGGATTAGAGGATAAACTCCTACTATTCCGACACGATGGCCAGGACAGGAACATCCTGAAGCTCATTGTCTCACCAGCTCAAGTCGTTGAGGGAGTTCTTATAGAAGTCGTTCTTTCTG GTCGTACCCCGAATACAAGTAAAGGGTTTGAAGACCCTGTGCCACCTGGTTCATGTTCCTTCCTGTCGTTACCAAGGGAACGGACATATTCGGCCGATGCCGAGGAAGAGG CAAGTGCCAGTATGGAGGACCTTCAGATCAGGCCACATATTCTCTATGTACATTCCTACAAGTCACCACACTTCTGCGATTTTTGCGGAGAAATGTTGTTTGGACTTGTCCGACAGGGATTAAAATGTGAAG GGTGTGGTCATAACTTTCATAAACGTTGTGCTTATAAAATCCCGAACAATTGTACACATGCAAAGCGGCGTAGCTCTGGTTGCAGCCAGTACACGATCTCGCGGTCTGGAAGTCAGGAAGGAAATGATAGTACCGCCCAGGTAGATAGAGATAGGGACCTAGGA ACACTTGTTCCTCCAGAAACTCGGAACAATCGCTCAAGATCATGGAGTGGTCGGCCAATCTGGATGGAGAAGGAATTTGCCGGTCGTATCAAAGTGCCTCACACATTTGTAGTCCACAACTACAAAAAGCCCACAAGATGTCAGTACTGTAAAAAGCTACTGCGAGGGTTGTTCCGTCAGGGTGTGCAATGCAAAG ATTGTAAATTTAACTCGCACAAACGATGTGCTGACTTTGTGCCTAAAAATTGCCAAGGAGAAGTGTCCGTAGCTCACACAGGCG ATTATTGCTTTGAATCTGAAACGGACAGTACCATTGATACGGACATGTCAGAGATCTCGGAACCGCCTGGAGAACTCGCAGATGATAGCGTCGATGACAACGATGAGGATTCTGACAATAAAGATCAAAACAAACCTCCACTAAG CCCAACGACGAGTTCTAACATTCCACTGATGCGTATTGTGCAGTCTGTGAAGCACACCAAGCGAGGTCAGAGTGGCTCAAAGATCACCAAGGAGGGATGGATGGTGCACTTTACAGACAGGGACAACACG CGGCGGCGCCACTACTGGAAATTGGATTCGAAAGCAATTACATTGTATCAAAATATGCATACGTCGCGATATTACAAG GAAATCAACCTTGCTGATGTGGCCTCAGTCGAAACAGCACGCGATCCACATTCAGTTGACCCGGTTAGAAATCCATTCGTTTTTGAAATTCATACGATGACAACTCATTTCTATGTGGGCGAGGACCCATCAGGGGGGAGTGGTGAACCTATTGTGATGTCACCTGAAAGTGGTGCTGGACTGGAGCAGGCTAAATACTGGGAGCAAGCAATACGCCAGGCCATGATGCCAGTCACTCCGACACCTAGTATCTCCGTCAGCAATGCTCAAGGGGAAAATATAGGAGATGAATCAGCTAGGGCGGAAGAAACTCAG GACATCAGTCAGATCTATCAAATATACCCTGACGAGGTGTTGGGTTCCGGACAATTTGGTATAGTGTACGGAG CTGGCCCGATATCATCGGACATTG GTAAACATCGACGAACAAACCGTGAGGTAGCAATCAAAGTCATAGATAAGTTAAGATTCCCGACAAAACAGGAGGCACAGCTCAAAAACGAAGTGTCTATACTACAGAATATTCATCATCCTGGCGTTGTGAATCTGGAGAGGATGTTTGAAACTCCAGAGAGG ATTTTTGTGGTAATGGAAAAATTAAAGGgtgacatgttagagatgataTTGTCAAGTCCAAAGGGTAGACTATCAGAACGAGTCACCAAATTTATCATCTCTCAG ATCCTTGTTGCCTTAAAACATTTACATTCCAAGAGTATAGTCCATTGTGACTTGAAGCCAGAAAACGTGCTACTCTCCACAGAAACTGCATTTCCACAGGTGAAGTTGTGTGACTTTGGCTTTGCTCGTATCATTGGTGAGAAGTCTTTCAGAAGATCTGTAGTAGGAACTCCAGCCTATCTTG CTCCAGAGGTGCTCAAGAATAAAGGCTACAATAGGTCGTTAGACATGTGGTCAGTAGGAGTCATTATTTATGTAAG TTTGAGTGGTACGTTCCCGTTCAACGAGGATGAAGAGATCAGTGATCAGATCCAGAATGCAGCGTTTATGTATCCACCGAATCCTTGGAAACACGTCTCTCAAGAAG cGATGCATTTGTTGAattgcattctggttgtggAAACAGGCCTAAGGTTCACCGTCAACAAAGCGCGTCTGCACCCATGGTTTCAG GACTTTCAAACATGGTGCGATCTACGAAAACTTGAATCTGCCGTCGGTGAGCGTTATCTGACACACGAATCTGATGATGCACGCTGGGAGGAATTCCGAAAGGAGAACAATTTGTCAACATGGGAATTAGTTGGCTTTAAAG